Genomic segment of Caproiciproducens sp. NJN-50:
ACTGGGATTGATATTTCCGGCTCAAGCGCGTATGGAAAAACAATTGTCGCCGCAGACGGCGGCGTTGTAATCGCAGCGGGGTGGGACGGAGGCTATGGAAATCGGGTTGTTGTCCGCCATAATGGAACTCTGAGCACTTTGTACGGCCATTGCAGCAAAATCCTTGTATCAACCGGGCAGAAGGTTTCAAAAGGCCAGGCGATTGCGCAGGTGGGCAGCACTGGAAATTCCACCGGACCGCATTGCCATTTTGAAGTGATTAAAAACGGAACAAAAGTAAATCCTATAGGATATGTACACAATTAAACGGTGATTCGCCGTTTTTAACAAACGGCGAATCATTTTTGTGTTTTTATTGACTTTTGCAAAATCCTGTATTATTATCAATAAGGTGTAATATTGCCTGATTCCCTTTCAAATGGATGTTGGCTTATACCATTTTTTATGTTCAAAATTAGATGTTTTCGTTCAAATATTTACATGTGCGGAAATGGAAAGATCATTAAATATTTGAAAAAAATTTGTTATAATAGTATTGTCAAATTAAGATTGGAGCGACCGCATTGGATAAATTCGTAATTAAAGGCGAATGCCGTCTTTCCGGTGAGGTTACCATCAGCGGAGCAAAAAATGCAGCGGTGGCAATCATCCCGGCGGCAATCCTTTCTGACGGCGTGTGCCGTATTGAAAATGTCCCCGATATCACAGATGTTTCGTCTATTACCGGCATCTTATATGATATGGGCGCCAAAATCCGTACAATTGATAGGTCCACCTTCGAGATTGATCCAGGTCCGATTCGCACCCACGTTGTTTCGGATGAGTTGGCGAGGCATATTCGCGGCTCTTATTATTTGATGGGAGCCTTGCTTGGGCGTTTTCACCATGCGGTTGTTACGATGCCGGGCGGCTGCGATTTCGGCGTGCGTCCGATTGACCAGCATTTAAAGGGCTTTTTGGCGCTGGGCGCAAAATACAAGCTGGAGAACGGAATGGTCGACGTCTCCGCCGATCATCTCAGCGGAGCCAGCATTTATCTTGACGTTGTTTCGGTCGGAGCCACGGTAAACATCATGCTTGCCGCGGTCAAGGCCGAGGGGACAACCATCATTGAAAACGCCGCCAAAGAGCCGCACATCGTTGACCTCGCCAACTTTTTGAATTCCATGGGAGCCGATATCCGCGGGGCCGGTACGGACGTAATTAAAATCTATGGAGTTCAGCATTTGAATGGCACAACCTATTCCATCATTCCCGATCAAATCGAAGCCGGAACTTATATGGTGGCCGCCGCCGCCACCAGCGGGGATGTTCTGGTTAAAAATGTGATTCCGAAACATCTGGAGTCCATTTCTGCCAAGTTGGAGGAAATGGGGGTCAAGGTGGAGGAATTTGACGATTCTATCCGCGTGGTACGCGACGGAGTTCTGAATAAATGCAATATTAAGACCATGCCGCATCCTGGATTCCCTACGGATATGCATCCTCAGATCGCAGTCCTTCTCTCCATTGCACAAGGGACAAGTATTGTAAACGAAAGCGTATGGGACAACCGTTTCCGTTATGTTGAAGAACTGAAACGGATGGGGGCTCAGATTTCCGTTGACGGCAAACTGGCCGTGATAGAAGGTGTCGACCATCTGAATGCCGCCCCCGTCCGTGCGGTTGATCTTCGTGCAGGGGCGGCAATGATTATTGCCGCTCTCTGTGCCCGCGGCACCACGCAGATTGAGGATATCCGTCATATTGAACGCGGATACGAAAATGTGGAAAGTAAGCTGCGCATGCTGGGAGCGGATATTCGCCGGATTCATATCCCCGATACCGAATCGGCCAAAGTTGTTTGAAAGCGGAGGGGTGGACAGGAGTCCTCC
This window contains:
- a CDS encoding UDP-N-acetylglucosamine 1-carboxyvinyltransferase, encoding MDKFVIKGECRLSGEVTISGAKNAAVAIIPAAILSDGVCRIENVPDITDVSSITGILYDMGAKIRTIDRSTFEIDPGPIRTHVVSDELARHIRGSYYLMGALLGRFHHAVVTMPGGCDFGVRPIDQHLKGFLALGAKYKLENGMVDVSADHLSGASIYLDVVSVGATVNIMLAAVKAEGTTIIENAAKEPHIVDLANFLNSMGADIRGAGTDVIKIYGVQHLNGTTYSIIPDQIEAGTYMVAAAATSGDVLVKNVIPKHLESISAKLEEMGVKVEEFDDSIRVVRDGVLNKCNIKTMPHPGFPTDMHPQIAVLLSIAQGTSIVNESVWDNRFRYVEELKRMGAQISVDGKLAVIEGVDHLNAAPVRAVDLRAGAAMIIAALCARGTTQIEDIRHIERGYENVESKLRMLGADIRRIHIPDTESAKVV